The following proteins come from a genomic window of Acinonyx jubatus isolate Ajub_Pintada_27869175 chromosome C1, VMU_Ajub_asm_v1.0, whole genome shotgun sequence:
- the FBXO42 gene encoding F-box only protein 42 isoform X2, whose protein sequence is MRKLKLRKSPSNLPKITQPINDGAVIETQDFVSKVCVLSPLPCWSYPSPKAGATLVVYKDLLVLFGGWTRPSPYPLHQPERFFDEIHTYSPSKNWWNCIVTTHGPPPMAGHSSCVIDDKMIVFGGSLGSRQMSNDVWVLDLEQWAWSKPNISGPSPHPRGGQSQIVIDDATILILGGCGGPNALFKDAWLLHMHSGPWAWQPLKVENEDHGAPELWCHPACRVGQCVVVFSQAPSGRAPLSPSLNSRPSPISATPPALVPETREYRSQSPVRSMDEAPCVNGRWGTLRPRAQRQTPSSSREGSLSPARGDGSPILNGGTLSPGAAVIGGSSLDSPVQAVSPSTPSTTDGHDLKMGLSLAPRRGSLPDQKDLRLGSIDLNWDLKPTPSSNHMDGVDNRTVGGSTRHPPEQTNGVHTPPHVASALAGAVSPGALRRSLEAIKAMSSKGPSASTALSPPLGSSPGSPGSQNLSSGETVPVPRAGPAQGDGHSLPPIARRLGHHPPQSLNVGKPLYQSMNCKPMQMYVLDIKDTKEKGRVKWKVFNSSSVVGPPETSLHTVVQGRGELIIFGGLMDKKQNVKYYPKTNALYFVRAKR, encoded by the exons GGTCCTATCCTTCCCCTAAAGCTGGGGCAACTCTGGTCGTGTACAAGGACCTGCTGGTGCTGTTTGGTGGCTGGACGCGGCCAAGCCCTTATCCCCTACACCAACCAGAGAGATTCTTTGATGAAATACATACTTACTCTCCCTCTAAAAACTG GTGGAACTGCATTGTGACAACCCATGGGCCACCTCCCATGGCTGGCCATTCCTCCTGTGTGATAGATGATAAAATGATTGTCTTTGGTGGCTCCTTAGGATCCCGGCAAAT GAGCAACGATGTCTGGGTCCTTGACCTCGAGCAGTGGGCGTGGTCCAAGCCGAACATCTCCGGCCCCAGTCCTCATCCTCGAGGTGGCCAATCTCAG aTTGTCATAGATGATGCAACTATCTTAATCCTTGGAGGGTGTGGCGGTCCCAACGCT CTCTTCAAGGATGCTTGGTTGTTGCACATGCATTCAGGCCCCTGGGCCTGGCAGCCACTCAAGGTAGAAAATGAAGATCATGGGGCTCCAGAACTGTGGTGCCATCCAGCTTGCCGG GTGGGGCAGTGCGTGGTGGTCTTCAGTCAGGCTCCTAGCGGGAGAGCCCCACTCAGCCCAAGTCTGAACTCTCGCCCGTCACCTATCAGCGCCACTCCTCCAGCCCTGGTTCCCGAAACCCGAGAGTACCGCTCTCAGTCTCCAGTAAGGAGTATGGATGAAGCTCCTTGTGTTAACGGCCGCTGgggaacactgaggcccagagctcAAAGGCAGACCCCCTCAAGTTCCCGGGAAGGGAGCCTGTCCCCAGCCAGAGGAGATGGCTCCCCCATCCTCAACGGTGGGACTTTGTCTCCAGGAGCAGCAGTGATTGGCGGCTCTTCCTTGGACAGCCCTGTGCAGGCCGTGTCTCCTAGCACCCCGTCTACCACTGACGGACATGACCTCAAAATGGGACTTTCTTTGGCCCCCCGGCGAGGGTCACTCCCAGATCAGAAAGATCTGAGGTTAGGATCAATAGATCTGAATTGGGATCTGAAACCCACTCCGAGTAGCAATCATATGGATGGTGTGGACAACAGGACAGTTGGGGGAAGCACGAGACACCCTCCCGAACAGACGAATGGTGTGCATACCCCACCGCACGTGGCCAGTGCCCTTGCAGGGGCTGTCTCCCCAGGTGCCCTGCGTCGGAGCCTAGAAGCCATCAAAGCAATGTCATCCAAAGGCCCCTCAGCGTCCACAGCACTAAGTCCTCCTCTGGGGTCTTCTCCAGGCTCCCCCGGGAGCCAGAACCTGAGCAGTGGAGAAACCGTGCCCGTCCCTCGCGCAGGGCCCGCCCAAGGAGATGGGCATTCCTTACCTCCCATTGCCCGCCGCCTGGGCCACCACCCTCCGCAGTCCCTGAATGTTGGCAAACCTTTGTACCAGAGTATGAACTGCAAGCCCATGCAGATGTACGTGCTAGACATTAAAGACACCAAGGAGAAGGGGCGGGTCAAATGGAAAGTATTTAATAGCAGTTCTGTGGTCGGACCTCCTGAAACCAGCCTGCACACAGTGGTACAAGGCAGGGGCGAACTCATCATATTTGGAGGACTCATGGacaagaaacagaatgtgaagtaCTATCCAAAAACAAACGCCTTGTACTTTGTGCGAGCAAAGAGATAA